The proteins below come from a single Mucilaginibacter mali genomic window:
- a CDS encoding SusC/RagA family TonB-linked outer membrane protein, with amino-acid sequence MKRTFTYCFRVLLQMRCNLNSKFEVLKAMFNGGRQYSPLLIKVLPLMLMALMASPRFAQAQQGTTVTVKGTVLDDKDGSPLPSVTIADAARKTLGITDVNGLFTIRAPKGTEVQFSFLGYTTQKQTFNANQDKVVIRLKPAAANDLNEVVVTALGIKREEKALGYAVTNLKNKDLTDAVSNNWTDALQGKVAGLNLIKSGGGPAGTSKIILRGETNLDGDNAALIVVDGVVTSGSSARQTNPGTSGSAYLAADSPTDFGNSLADINPNDIESVTVLKGPAAAALYGLRGSHGAIIITTKSGKLNSKGIGVTFSTNTAIDQAYHFPDYQEEYGQGADGQDLYYSYLATADGASTRSTSSAWGPKFNGQSYFQYDPNTGTTSATRLPWVAYPKNHEQFFQLGKTFTNSLALDGGNDKTTARLSVTNLKNTWIIPNTGYNRNTVALSVNSKLNDKLQVSAKANYTNKYSDNLPSTGYNNQTIMYFIRGLTPNMDINWFKNYYLAGQEDVAQNRPFSSLLDNPYLIANEMLNKSNRNQLTGTVSATYNFMKNLSLTVRTSTDLSYEERSQQRPKSTNKFPDGSFRTQTLYNQESTSDFLARYNAKTGKFDYNVTLGGSHLSNHYNKTELQADKLLYPGVYTLANSKVTLVSLPYTENYIFNSFYGLGSISYDEFMYLDLTARNDWASTLATPTSSDKASFFYPSASLSSVLSEKLKMPSAISYLKLRASLAYTGSGGVVPYRTSYVYSPTAFAGGLTNPTALANDGLKPQKTRAIEFGTDVRFFRSRLNFDFTVYQNNTYNQILPARLDPASGYPTVLVNAGEVQNKGIELTVNAVPVQTKDGFKWTAIGTFTANRNKILSLVDTTSTLVLGTGPRGTTEARIGGSFGAMYGLGYTYAPDGQIVYANGLPVLSTATKYVGNANPQFKGSLGSTFSYKGVSLTVLFDGQWGGKGYSLTSAVLSEEGKLEKTVPGRYNGIIGPGVMLDGSGNYVPNTIVAPSAQAYYNAHFVRDNVESNTFATDFIKFREARIDYSFKPSLLSKLKIQKATIGVYGRNLFMWTNWPVFDPEFGTLDGSGQITAGFESGQFPSTRTMGVNLTVSF; translated from the coding sequence ATGAAGAGAACCTTTACTTACTGCTTCAGGGTGCTTTTACAAATGCGCTGTAATTTAAACAGCAAGTTTGAAGTGCTAAAAGCAATGTTTAATGGCGGGCGGCAGTATAGTCCCTTGCTTATTAAAGTTTTACCCTTAATGCTTATGGCGTTAATGGCATCGCCACGTTTTGCACAAGCGCAACAAGGCACAACCGTTACTGTAAAAGGTACCGTGCTTGACGATAAGGACGGTAGCCCGCTGCCCAGCGTTACCATTGCCGACGCCGCGCGTAAAACACTGGGTATTACAGATGTTAATGGTTTGTTTACCATAAGGGCGCCGAAAGGTACCGAGGTGCAGTTTAGCTTTTTGGGCTACACTACGCAAAAACAAACATTTAATGCCAACCAGGATAAAGTTGTAATACGCTTAAAACCGGCCGCAGCTAACGATTTGAACGAGGTGGTAGTAACCGCCCTAGGTATTAAAAGGGAAGAAAAAGCCCTGGGTTACGCTGTAACCAATCTTAAAAATAAAGATCTGACCGATGCGGTATCCAATAACTGGACAGATGCGTTGCAGGGTAAGGTTGCCGGTTTAAATTTGATCAAATCGGGCGGTGGCCCTGCCGGTACCAGCAAAATTATCTTGCGTGGTGAAACCAATCTTGACGGTGATAACGCCGCGCTGATCGTGGTTGACGGTGTGGTTACCAGCGGTAGCAGCGCACGCCAAACCAATCCGGGTACATCGGGCAGCGCCTATCTTGCTGCCGATTCGCCAACCGACTTTGGTAACAGCCTTGCCGATATCAACCCTAACGATATTGAAAGTGTAACCGTACTGAAAGGCCCTGCTGCAGCCGCGTTATATGGTCTGCGTGGTTCGCACGGTGCAATTATCATTACTACCAAATCGGGTAAATTAAACAGCAAAGGCATTGGTGTTACCTTCAGCACTAACACAGCTATCGATCAGGCTTATCACTTCCCTGATTACCAGGAAGAGTACGGTCAGGGTGCAGACGGGCAAGATCTTTACTACTCGTACCTGGCTACTGCCGATGGCGCCAGCACCCGTAGTACAAGTAGTGCCTGGGGCCCTAAATTTAATGGACAGTCATACTTCCAGTACGATCCGAACACTGGTACAACCAGCGCGACGCGCTTACCCTGGGTAGCTTATCCAAAAAACCACGAGCAGTTTTTCCAGTTAGGTAAAACGTTTACCAATAGCCTTGCGCTTGATGGCGGTAACGATAAAACTACTGCCCGTTTATCGGTAACCAACCTTAAAAATACCTGGATCATTCCTAACACCGGTTATAACCGCAACACGGTTGCTTTATCGGTTAACAGCAAATTGAACGATAAATTACAGGTTAGCGCTAAAGCCAACTATACTAATAAATATTCTGATAACCTGCCCTCAACCGGTTATAACAACCAAACCATTATGTATTTCATCCGCGGCCTGACGCCAAATATGGATATCAACTGGTTTAAAAACTATTACCTGGCCGGGCAGGAAGATGTAGCGCAGAACAGGCCCTTCAGCAGTTTGCTGGATAACCCATACCTGATCGCTAACGAAATGCTGAACAAATCGAACCGTAATCAACTGACCGGTACAGTAAGCGCTACGTACAACTTCATGAAAAACCTGAGCCTGACTGTACGTACTTCTACCGACTTATCGTACGAAGAACGTTCGCAGCAGCGCCCAAAAAGTACCAACAAATTTCCTGACGGATCTTTCCGTACACAAACCCTGTACAACCAGGAAAGCACCAGCGATTTCCTTGCCCGTTACAATGCTAAAACAGGCAAGTTTGATTATAACGTAACTTTAGGCGGCAGCCACCTATCAAACCACTATAACAAAACCGAGCTGCAGGCCGATAAATTGTTATACCCGGGTGTATATACTTTGGCTAACAGCAAGGTAACATTGGTAAGCTTGCCATATACCGAAAACTATATCTTCAACAGCTTTTATGGTTTAGGTTCAATTAGCTACGATGAGTTTATGTACCTGGATTTAACTGCCCGTAACGACTGGGCCAGTACATTGGCTACACCAACCTCAAGCGATAAAGCATCGTTCTTCTATCCTTCGGCAAGTTTAAGCAGTGTATTGTCTGAAAAATTGAAAATGCCGTCGGCTATTTCTTATTTAAAACTGCGCGCTTCGTTAGCTTATACTGGTAGCGGTGGTGTGGTACCTTACAGAACATCGTACGTATACTCGCCAACTGCTTTTGCCGGTGGCTTAACCAATCCTACAGCTTTGGCTAATGATGGTTTGAAACCGCAAAAAACACGCGCTATTGAATTTGGTACCGATGTGAGGTTCTTCAGAAGCCGTTTGAATTTTGATTTCACCGTATATCAAAACAATACCTATAACCAGATATTACCTGCCAGGTTAGACCCAGCAAGCGGTTACCCAACGGTATTGGTTAACGCCGGCGAGGTACAAAACAAAGGTATAGAGCTTACCGTGAACGCCGTTCCGGTACAAACCAAAGATGGCTTTAAATGGACAGCCATAGGTACTTTTACTGCTAACCGTAATAAAATATTATCGTTGGTTGATACCACCAGCACACTGGTGTTAGGTACCGGCCCGCGCGGTACTACCGAAGCCCGCATAGGCGGCAGCTTTGGCGCCATGTATGGTTTAGGTTATACTTACGCGCCCGACGGCCAAATTGTATACGCCAATGGTTTGCCGGTATTAAGCACGGCTACCAAATATGTTGGTAATGCCAACCCGCAGTTTAAAGGTAGTTTAGGCAGTACATTCAGCTACAAAGGTGTTAGTCTTACTGTATTGTTTGATGGCCAGTGGGGGGGTAAAGGCTACTCGCTTACATCGGCAGTACTGTCTGAAGAAGGTAAGCTTGAAAAAACCGTACCCGGCCGTTACAACGGTATTATTGGCCCGGGCGTAATGCTTGACGGCAGTGGAAACTACGTGCCAAATACAATAGTTGCACCAAGCGCGCAGGCTTACTACAACGCTCATTTTGTGCGCGATAACGTAGAATCGAATACCTTTGCAACCGACTTTATCAAATTTAGGGAGGCGCGTATCGATTACTCGTTTAAACCATCTTTGTTAAGCAAACTGAAAATACAAAAAGCAACCATTGGTGTTTACGGGCGTAACCTGTTTATGTGGACCAACTGGCCTGTGTTTGATCCGGAATTTGGTACGCTTGACGGCAGCGGCCAGATCACTGCCGGTTTTGAGTCGGGCCAATTCCCGTCAACCCGCACCATGGGTGTTAACCTAACTGTAAGTTTTTAA
- a CDS encoding glycerol-3-phosphate dehydrogenase/oxidase: protein MKLNNMGFRREDFIDRIDNQQDWDVIVIGGGATGLGAALDAALRGYQTLLVEQADFAKGTSSRSTKLVHGGVRYLAQGDIGMVYEALKERGLLFKNAPHLVKEQEFIIPCYSWFSKYKYLIGLTVYDLLAGNRGFQHTKFLSAQKVNEAIPGLKQKNLRGGVRYSDGQFDDARLAINLAQTCAENGGVLINYMKVTGLLKTGNKVSGIRAFDMEGQKEYTLNAKVVINATGVFVDEILQMDSPSTKPMVRPSQGVHVVLDKSFLNGDSALMIPETSDGRVLFAVPWHGSLLVGTTDTPLNEHSLEPVALDKEVDFILNTAAQYLTKKPKREDVLSVFAGLRPLAASGNGGDATKEISRSHKLIVNASGLITITGGKWTTYRKMAEDVIDKAIEVARLKPVKCVSKDVHIHGYAPAGGSDTMAVYGADADGIKKLTSANAAMGAALLDGYDVTIAEVVWAVRNEMARTVEDVLARRLRILFLDARAAILMAPVVAGIIAAELGYNEQWEAGQVDVFTRLANRYLLEAYYPDVEKKRKKIAI from the coding sequence ATGAAACTAAATAACATGGGGTTCCGGCGCGAAGATTTTATAGACCGTATAGATAATCAACAGGATTGGGATGTGATTGTGATAGGGGGCGGGGCCACTGGTCTCGGTGCCGCGCTTGATGCCGCGCTGCGTGGTTACCAAACTTTACTGGTTGAGCAGGCCGACTTTGCAAAGGGTACATCCAGCCGCAGTACCAAGCTGGTACATGGCGGTGTACGTTACCTGGCGCAGGGCGATATCGGTATGGTATACGAGGCGCTGAAAGAACGCGGCCTGTTGTTTAAAAACGCCCCGCACCTGGTAAAGGAGCAGGAGTTTATTATTCCCTGCTATAGCTGGTTCTCTAAATATAAATATCTTATTGGCCTTACCGTGTACGATCTGCTGGCCGGTAACCGCGGCTTTCAGCATACAAAATTTTTATCGGCGCAAAAAGTGAACGAAGCCATCCCGGGCTTAAAGCAAAAAAATTTGCGGGGTGGGGTGCGTTATAGCGATGGTCAGTTTGATGATGCCCGCCTGGCAATCAATCTTGCTCAAACCTGTGCCGAAAATGGCGGCGTGCTCATTAATTATATGAAGGTAACGGGATTGCTGAAAACCGGCAATAAAGTAAGCGGCATACGCGCCTTTGATATGGAGGGGCAAAAGGAATATACGCTTAATGCCAAAGTGGTAATAAACGCCACCGGCGTTTTTGTCGACGAGATCTTGCAGATGGATAGCCCCTCAACCAAGCCAATGGTAAGGCCCAGTCAGGGGGTACACGTAGTGTTGGATAAGTCGTTTTTGAACGGCGATAGCGCGCTAATGATACCCGAAACCTCAGATGGAAGGGTGCTTTTCGCTGTGCCATGGCATGGTAGCCTGCTGGTGGGCACTACCGATACGCCGCTGAACGAGCATAGCCTGGAGCCGGTAGCGCTGGATAAGGAAGTGGATTTTATATTAAATACAGCTGCTCAATATCTCACCAAAAAGCCAAAGCGCGAGGATGTGCTTTCGGTATTCGCGGGGTTGCGACCACTGGCAGCCTCGGGTAATGGCGGCGATGCTACAAAGGAAATTTCGCGCAGCCATAAGTTAATTGTCAACGCTTCGGGATTGATCACTATTACCGGCGGCAAGTGGACAACCTACCGCAAAATGGCCGAGGATGTAATAGATAAAGCTATTGAAGTGGCAAGGTTGAAACCGGTGAAATGTGTTTCGAAAGACGTACATATACATGGGTATGCGCCAGCGGGCGGCAGTGATACGATGGCTGTTTACGGTGCTGATGCAGATGGGATAAAAAAACTAACATCAGCTAACGCGGCGATGGGCGCTGCTTTGCTTGATGGTTATGATGTTACCATTGCGGAGGTGGTTTGGGCAGTACGTAACGAAATGGCCCGCACGGTTGAGGATGTGCTGGCGCGCCGTTTACGGATACTGTTTTTAGATGCCAGGGCGGCTATTTTAATGGCGCCTGTAGTGGCGGGCATTATAGCGGCAGAGCTTGGTTATAATGAGCAATGGGAGGCAGGGCAGGTTGATGTGTTTACTCGGCTGGCTAACAGATACTTGCTTGAAGCGTACTATCCGGATGTGGAAAAAAAACGTAAAAAAATAGCGATATAA
- the uxuA gene encoding mannonate dehydratase: MISNLEQTFRWFGPSDPVTLAAIRQTGATGIVTALHHIPAGEVWEADEITKRKDTIAQAGLSWSVVESVNIHESIKTASTERDAYIEKYIKSLQNLGAEGLKTVCYNFMPVLDWTRTNLDFRLTNDASALRYHAPAVAAFDLYILEREDAFKEFTPEQQQIAKVYLDSLSADEKTYIINTIMAGLPGTDEVFTVEEFREHLQRYADTDADALRANLSYFLNAIIPYAEKAGIRMCIHPDDPPFPILGLPRVVSTEADLKHIVDCCPSPNNGLTFCTGSLGARADNDLPGIVERLGGHIHFLHLRNVRREADGSFYEDDHLTGSTDMYAVMKNVILEQQKRVASCRADIAIPMRPDHGHKLLDDVNYNTYPGYSVIGRLKGLAELRGLEMGIKRTLLV; encoded by the coding sequence ATGATCAGCAATTTAGAACAAACATTCCGGTGGTTCGGTCCCTCAGACCCGGTTACGCTGGCGGCCATCAGGCAAACAGGTGCTACTGGTATTGTAACCGCGCTGCACCATATCCCTGCCGGCGAAGTATGGGAGGCCGATGAGATAACCAAACGTAAAGATACGATAGCCCAAGCAGGTTTATCCTGGTCGGTAGTGGAGAGTGTGAATATCCACGAAAGCATCAAAACCGCCTCTACTGAACGGGATGCTTATATCGAAAAATATATCAAATCGTTACAGAATTTAGGCGCGGAAGGCTTAAAAACGGTGTGCTATAATTTTATGCCGGTGTTAGACTGGACCCGCACCAACCTCGACTTTCGCTTAACTAACGATGCATCGGCGTTGCGTTACCATGCCCCTGCAGTAGCCGCGTTCGATCTGTACATACTGGAACGTGAAGATGCCTTTAAAGAGTTTACACCCGAACAACAGCAAATAGCTAAGGTGTATTTAGATAGCCTTTCGGCGGATGAGAAAACGTACATTATCAATACCATTATGGCCGGCCTGCCCGGTACCGACGAAGTATTTACTGTAGAAGAATTTAGAGAGCACCTGCAAAGATATGCTGATACTGATGCCGATGCTTTGCGGGCTAACCTTAGTTATTTCCTAAATGCGATAATACCTTATGCCGAAAAGGCCGGTATTAGGATGTGCATTCACCCGGATGATCCGCCATTCCCTATTTTGGGTTTGCCGAGGGTGGTATCTACCGAGGCCGATCTGAAGCATATTGTTGATTGCTGCCCTTCGCCCAATAATGGGTTGACGTTTTGTACCGGATCTTTAGGTGCCAGGGCCGATAACGACCTGCCGGGTATTGTTGAACGGCTGGGCGGGCATATTCACTTCCTGCACCTGCGCAATGTTCGCCGCGAAGCCGATGGCAGTTTCTATGAAGATGATCACTTAACCGGCAGTACGGATATGTATGCGGTTATGAAAAACGTGATACTGGAACAGCAAAAACGCGTTGCAAGCTGCAGAGCGGATATCGCCATACCCATGCGTCCCGACCACGGGCATAAGTTGCTGGATGATGTGAACTATAATACCTATCCCGGTTATTCGGTTATTGGCAGGTTGAAGGGCCTTGCTGAATTACGTGGATTGGAAATGGGTATTAAGCGGACGCTGTTGGTTTAA
- a CDS encoding DUF72 domain-containing protein, whose amino-acid sequence MGTIAKFYSGTSGLVLPVPNKQAFPLAFRERTRLEYYASLFNSIEINSSFYKVPMAATITKWAQSVPENFRFTYKLWRGITHNRGLEFDPGDILRFMNVINNAGDKKGSMLIQFPASIKAGSFMQLTKLLNTGREADPEKEWDIAIEFRDRSWYQDKTYQLLSNLQMGLVLHDIPASATPMVDITTNFVYLRFHGPAGDYRGSYTDDILNEYATYIEQWLADSKTVYAYFNNTIGHAVHNLATLNTFVNAMF is encoded by the coding sequence ATGGGAACGATCGCGAAATTTTATTCAGGTACCAGTGGACTGGTATTACCGGTGCCTAACAAGCAAGCCTTTCCATTAGCATTCCGGGAACGGACAAGGCTGGAATATTATGCATCGTTATTTAACAGCATCGAGATCAACAGTTCGTTTTACAAAGTACCGATGGCGGCTACTATTACAAAATGGGCCCAGAGCGTTCCCGAAAATTTCCGCTTCACCTATAAGCTTTGGCGGGGCATTACGCATAACAGGGGGCTGGAGTTCGATCCGGGCGATATTTTGCGATTTATGAATGTAATTAATAATGCCGGCGATAAGAAAGGAAGTATGCTGATCCAGTTCCCGGCGTCAATTAAGGCCGGTAGCTTTATGCAACTAACCAAATTACTGAACACCGGCAGGGAAGCCGACCCGGAAAAAGAATGGGATATCGCGATCGAATTTCGCGATAGATCGTGGTACCAGGATAAAACCTATCAACTGCTTAGTAACCTGCAAATGGGATTGGTGCTGCACGATATACCTGCATCGGCAACACCGATGGTTGATATCACTACAAATTTCGTCTACCTGCGCTTTCATGGCCCCGCCGGCGATTACAGGGGCAGTTATACTGATGATATACTGAATGAATATGCCACATACATAGAGCAATGGCTGGCAGATAGCAAAACAGTGTATGCTTATTTTAACAATACCATAGGCCACGCTGTACACAATTTAGCCACACTGAACACTTTTGTGAACGCTATGTTTTAA
- a CDS encoding MBOAT family protein: MITTLMHLSCFGLINLLIAFAGYPILKHKLIWLSWLVLVISILSVHFIFLNEYPIIRMLALIATTFTAMKVIAATEEYRYKTVELTFKQWFIFATAWAGMRAQPFETLGGPPLPNAWPMVRFGITRLIAGLILVLLARQIATLSIDATLKHILVSAILLIGYSLMLHFGILSISAGMWRFHGANTYFLFKAPAKATSLTDFWSKRWNIAFSEMTAIAIFRPLRNKIGSAAALMLAFAFSGLLHELALSIPVNHGYGLPMLYFIIHGVLVLFEKALISRRILFLKNIVVARVWVFFWLIAPSPLLFHIHFIREIVWPLAGLKF; this comes from the coding sequence ATGATTACCACTCTAATGCACTTATCCTGTTTCGGCTTAATTAACCTGCTGATAGCGTTTGCCGGTTACCCTATACTAAAGCACAAATTGATTTGGCTAAGCTGGCTGGTGCTGGTCATCAGCATCCTATCCGTCCACTTCATCTTTCTGAACGAATATCCCATCATCCGCATGCTGGCCCTTATTGCCACTACCTTTACAGCCATGAAGGTGATAGCAGCTACCGAAGAGTATCGATATAAAACAGTGGAATTAACCTTTAAACAGTGGTTTATTTTTGCCACTGCCTGGGCCGGTATGCGCGCGCAACCTTTTGAAACGCTGGGTGGCCCTCCCCTGCCCAACGCATGGCCAATGGTCCGTTTCGGTATCACAAGGTTGATAGCCGGTTTGATATTGGTATTACTGGCCAGGCAGATCGCCACGCTCTCTATTGATGCTACACTTAAACATATTTTGGTTAGCGCCATTTTACTCATCGGCTATAGCCTTATGCTGCATTTCGGCATACTGAGTATTAGCGCGGGTATGTGGCGGTTTCACGGCGCTAATACCTACTTCCTGTTTAAAGCCCCGGCAAAAGCTACCAGCCTTACCGATTTTTGGAGCAAACGCTGGAATATCGCCTTTAGCGAGATGACCGCGATCGCCATCTTTCGCCCCCTGCGAAATAAAATTGGTAGCGCGGCTGCCCTGATGCTGGCATTCGCGTTCTCCGGATTGCTGCACGAACTGGCACTAAGTATCCCCGTAAACCACGGGTATGGCCTGCCGATGCTTTACTTTATCATACACGGTGTTTTAGTACTATTCGAAAAGGCGCTAATCAGCAGGCGTATCCTTTTCCTGAAAAATATCGTCGTTGCAAGGGTATGGGTGTTCTTTTGGCTCATCGCGCCATCGCCTTTGCTGTTCCATATTCATTTCATCAGGGAAATTGTCTGGCCCCTGGCCGGGCTAAAATTCTGA
- a CDS encoding C40 family peptidase, translating to MKLKLYPACILLLLTATILSSCHSKKAVLKGSPGEVVKPQGFIADKYAEIMQVDKSEIQNGRLYAFIDQWMGVPYKFGGQDKDGVDCSGLTQLLEQEVYNVNIPRTTAKQVTSIKRKYEDELQEGDLVFFDFDGKQFSHVGVYLQNGYVVHASSKRGVIVVRLRDPSMYKYFSRGGSVVATVSTQMVP from the coding sequence ATGAAGTTGAAGCTATACCCTGCCTGCATACTGCTACTGCTTACTGCTACTATCCTATCGTCCTGCCACTCAAAAAAGGCGGTACTGAAAGGCTCGCCCGGCGAGGTGGTTAAACCCCAGGGCTTTATTGCCGATAAGTATGCCGAAATAATGCAGGTGGATAAAAGCGAGATCCAAAACGGTCGCCTTTATGCATTTATAGACCAATGGATGGGCGTACCTTATAAATTTGGCGGGCAGGACAAGGACGGGGTGGATTGCTCGGGCTTAACCCAGTTACTGGAGCAGGAGGTTTACAACGTTAATATCCCCCGCACCACGGCTAAACAGGTAACCAGCATTAAACGCAAATACGAAGACGAACTACAGGAAGGCGACCTGGTATTCTTCGATTTCGACGGCAAGCAGTTTAGCCATGTGGGTGTGTACCTGCAAAACGGATACGTGGTGCATGCCAGCAGTAAAAGAGGTGTAATTGTGGTTCGATTGCGTGATCCATCAATGTATAAGTACTTTTCGCGGGGTGGCTCGGTGGTGGCGACGGTGAGTACGCAGATGGTACCTTAA
- the bla gene encoding class A beta-lactamase has translation MFSIVAHAQHTSLRNEINRIAAASKGKVGVAVSLLETGDTLTYHNQDKYVLHSVAKLAIAFAVLHEVDKGRFKLEQPIHITKEDLPPTYSPLRDLHPDGNVDIPLRVLINYMISLSDNNACDILLKQLGGTKLVEDLLHSVGISPIAIKASEADMAAAWPVQYNNWCQPMTQVQLLKLALTSTFLSKSSRDCLAAALLATSTGPKRIKGLMPLGTAVMHKTGTSPTNDKGLTPATNDVGIIVLPNGRHLAVAIFITDSTAPSATRDLVIAQIAKAAHDEFVRR, from the coding sequence ATGTTTTCTATAGTTGCCCATGCGCAGCACACAAGTTTGCGGAACGAGATCAACCGCATCGCCGCTGCATCCAAGGGTAAGGTTGGGGTTGCGGTCAGTCTGCTGGAAACCGGCGATACGCTAACCTATCATAACCAGGATAAATACGTGTTGCACAGCGTTGCTAAACTGGCCATTGCATTTGCGGTGCTGCATGAGGTGGACAAGGGCCGCTTTAAACTGGAGCAGCCGATACATATCACTAAAGAGGATCTGCCGCCCACCTACAGCCCGCTGCGCGATCTGCATCCCGATGGTAATGTGGATATACCGCTGCGTGTACTCATCAACTACATGATATCGCTAAGCGATAATAACGCCTGCGATATTTTACTGAAGCAATTAGGAGGTACTAAACTGGTGGAAGACCTGCTGCACAGTGTAGGTATCAGTCCCATCGCCATAAAAGCAAGTGAAGCGGATATGGCCGCCGCATGGCCGGTGCAGTATAATAACTGGTGCCAGCCGATGACGCAGGTTCAGTTATTAAAATTGGCACTTACGAGTACTTTCCTGTCCAAAAGCAGCCGGGATTGCCTTGCTGCAGCCTTACTGGCTACATCGACAGGGCCGAAGCGCATAAAAGGCTTAATGCCCCTGGGTACAGCCGTGATGCATAAAACAGGTACATCGCCCACTAATGATAAAGGCTTAACTCCTGCTACAAATGATGTGGGTATCATCGTATTGCCCAATGGCCGGCACCTGGCTGTGGCAATATTTATAACTGATTCTACAGCGCCATCGGCAACGCGTGATCTGGTTATCGCGCAGATAGCTAAGGCTGCGCATGATGAGTTTGTGAGGAGGTAG
- a CDS encoding SdpI family protein, with translation MKKFTMLDGAAIIIWLLPMVYLYSIYYQLPAIVPMHYGADGKPNGYGSRQSFMGAMMIMQGTGVFMYLLLRFLPAIDPKKQAQYNPSVYNKLALGILIFLTVLSIAIVYATQHKGLKIDKILFPLMGLLFAFIGNMMNNIKPNYFAGIRTPWTLEDEGTWKATHRLAAKLWFAGGLIITVTTLLIHGTVATIFFPVSIAIMVLVPVIYSYRYYKKHHTA, from the coding sequence ATGAAAAAATTTACGATGCTTGATGGCGCTGCAATAATTATCTGGCTGCTGCCCATGGTATACCTGTACAGTATTTATTATCAACTACCTGCCATTGTGCCCATGCATTATGGTGCAGATGGTAAGCCGAACGGTTACGGTAGCCGCCAGAGTTTTATGGGCGCTATGATGATTATGCAGGGTACAGGTGTGTTTATGTACCTGTTGCTACGCTTTCTGCCGGCTATCGACCCAAAGAAACAGGCGCAGTATAACCCTTCAGTTTACAATAAACTGGCGCTGGGCATACTGATATTTTTAACGGTGCTGAGCATTGCCATTGTTTATGCCACGCAGCACAAGGGCTTAAAGATAGATAAGATCCTGTTCCCGCTGATGGGACTGCTGTTTGCCTTTATTGGTAATATGATGAATAATATCAAGCCTAACTACTTCGCCGGCATCCGCACGCCGTGGACGCTGGAGGACGAGGGTACCTGGAAAGCGACACATCGCCTGGCTGCTAAACTTTGGTTTGCAGGCGGCTTGATCATCACCGTAACTACTTTACTGATACATGGCACCGTAGCCACCATATTTTTCCCGGTGAGCATAGCTATTATGGTGCTGGTACCGGTTATTTACTCGTACAGGTATTATAAAAAACACCATACGGCTTAA
- a CDS encoding autorepressor SdpR family transcription factor — MNSLFKALNDPTRRAILELLKEGDMTAGEIADSFHISKPSISHHLDLLRQAGLVASVKEGQFINYSLNTTVLDEILKWMMQLTQNNK; from the coding sequence TTGAACAGCCTTTTTAAAGCCCTTAACGACCCCACCCGGCGCGCCATACTGGAACTGCTGAAGGAAGGGGATATGACAGCCGGCGAAATAGCCGACAGCTTTCATATCAGTAAGCCCAGCATATCGCACCATTTGGATCTGCTGCGGCAGGCCGGACTGGTGGCATCGGTAAAAGAGGGGCAGTTTATCAATTATTCGCTCAACACTACGGTGCTCGACGAGATATTGAAATGGATGATGCAACTCACACAAAACAATAAATAA
- a CDS encoding acyl-CoA thioesterase gives MSEQKYATFETEFRVRPDDIDMFQHVHNSKYFDYVLAARYDQMERCYGMAMEKFIERGFGWVVRTAHVDYKRALTMGDYFIVKTGISSINDKGCRVAFTITNKATTKVCCDGWFDYVMIDMATGRGAKVPDDVIAHYSK, from the coding sequence ATGAGCGAACAAAAATATGCCACCTTCGAGACCGAGTTTAGGGTGCGCCCTGATGATATCGACATGTTTCAGCATGTGCACAACAGCAAATACTTTGATTACGTATTGGCCGCCCGCTACGACCAGATGGAACGCTGCTACGGCATGGCCATGGAGAAGTTTATAGAGCGCGGCTTCGGCTGGGTAGTGCGCACAGCCCATGTTGATTATAAGCGGGCCTTAACCATGGGCGATTACTTCATCGTAAAAACGGGCATTTCCAGTATTAACGATAAGGGTTGTCGGGTAGCGTTTACCATCACCAACAAGGCAACCACCAAAGTTTGCTGCGATGGCTGGTTTGATTATGTGATGATAGATATGGCTACCGGCCGCGGCGCTAAAGTGCCGGATGATGTGATTGCGCATTATAGTAAGTAG